In Candidatus Methanosphaera massiliense, the following are encoded in one genomic region:
- a CDS encoding class II glutamine amidotransferase — protein sequence MCGIAGVIYKDKKTHNVGESLAAMLNSLQHRGPDSAGFAIYGGLNLPENHYQLNIEVKDNSKVLENLKTYLTQSSPIISEELFHSVDDYNIYRCEIELDNYNMLKPLISNLDKFEDVQVINGAHSFEMIKDVGLVEDISKRFDLPSRKGTHGIGHTRFATESGVDRYHAHPYQSYIIPDITVVHNGQITNYWKIRDVLERKGHHFETDNDTECVVHYMADKLSEGYKLEEALENAVEDLDGPFSLLVGTPNGIGIAKDKLGLRPGVMAENDDVFAIASEEMALQDVLETDHVEQIAPGETRSYTI from the coding sequence ATGTGTGGAATAGCAGGTGTAATTTATAAAGATAAAAAAACCCATAACGTTGGAGAATCACTAGCAGCGATGTTAAATTCCCTACAACACAGAGGTCCTGATTCTGCAGGCTTCGCAATTTACGGAGGATTAAATCTCCCCGAAAATCATTATCAATTAAATATAGAAGTTAAGGATAATTCAAAAGTGCTTGAAAATCTAAAGACATATTTAACTCAGTCAAGTCCAATAATAAGTGAAGAACTATTTCACTCTGTAGATGATTATAATATTTACAGATGCGAAATAGAACTTGATAACTACAATATGTTAAAACCATTAATCAGTAATTTAGATAAATTTGAAGATGTTCAAGTAATAAATGGTGCACATTCATTTGAAATGATAAAAGATGTGGGATTAGTAGAAGATATATCTAAAAGATTTGATTTACCATCAAGAAAAGGAACACATGGTATAGGACATACCAGATTTGCAACAGAAAGTGGTGTAGACAGATATCATGCACACCCATATCAAAGTTATATTATACCAGATATAACAGTAGTACATAATGGACAAATTACTAACTATTGGAAGATAAGAGATGTACTAGAAAGAAAAGGACATCATTTCGAAACAGATAATGATACAGAGTGTGTAGTACACTACATGGCTGATAAATTATCTGAAGGATACAAACTAGAAGAAGCATTAGAAAATGCAGTAGAAGATTTAGACGGACCATTCTCTTTACTAGTAGGAACTCCAAATGGTATAGGAATAGCAAAAGATAAATTAGGATTAAGACCAGGTGTAATGGCAGAAAATGATGATGTATTTGCAATAGCATCAGAGGAAATGGCATTACAGGATGTACTTGAAACAGATCATGTAGAACAAATAGCTCCTGGAGAAACAAGATCATACACAATATAA
- the pdxT gene encoding pyridoxal 5'-phosphate synthase glutaminase subunit PdxT, whose amino-acid sequence MIKIGILDLQGDVEEHQIITEKALKEMGIDGSIKLVNVLEDIQDCDGLIISGGESSTIGLHLEKTGLMKYLQTSGIPILGTCAGLVLLCDKTDKEQPLLHLIDATVERNGFGRQRLSFETEIEFTDKKYHGIFIRAPYVNNIGDDVEVLSKYDDKIIAVKQNQYIGIAFHPELTEDTLVHRLFIEEVLRCVE is encoded by the coding sequence ATGATAAAAATAGGAATTCTAGATTTACAAGGTGACGTTGAAGAACATCAAATAATAACAGAAAAAGCATTGAAAGAAATGGGGATTGATGGCTCAATAAAACTAGTAAATGTATTAGAAGATATTCAGGATTGTGATGGTCTAATAATCTCTGGTGGTGAAAGTTCAACTATTGGTTTACACTTAGAGAAAACGGGATTAATGAAATATCTTCAAACTTCAGGAATACCAATACTAGGAACATGTGCAGGATTAGTATTACTGTGTGATAAAACAGATAAAGAACAGCCACTACTTCATTTAATAGATGCAACTGTAGAAAGAAATGGTTTTGGAAGACAAAGATTATCATTTGAAACTGAAATCGAATTTACTGACAAAAAATATCATGGCATATTTATCAGAGCACCATATGTGAATAATATTGGCGATGATGTAGAAGTATTAAGTAAATATGATGATAAAATTATTGCAGTTAAACAAAATCAATATATTGGAATAGCTTTCCACCCTGAACTAACAGAAGATACATTAGTTCACAGGTTATTTATAGAGGAGGTGCTGAGATGTGTGGAATAG
- a CDS encoding malate dehydrogenase — translation MVKVSIMGASGTIGKNVAFTLAEEDSIDEIVMFSRPSSIENVKGEILDIYDALAVEDIDSVLTPSTNYEDLKDSAIVLITSGIHRKEGMSRLDLAVPNAKIVKDYAEQIAKYAPDSIILIVTNPVDVMTTVALEASGFDKSRVIGLGNHLDSLRLKTILSKHFNINSGEIHTRVIGEHGDHMVPLLSSTTIGGILLKYFVESSDLDVPGLVTRLKSAGSTIISKKGATEYGPAHAIANLISTIVNDSRKILTVSTYLEGEVEGVYDVSLGVPVILCRNGIQAIVPLKMNDDERTEFFDAARTVKKVTYKVKKELEE, via the coding sequence ATGGTAAAAGTTAGTATTATGGGAGCATCAGGAACAATAGGTAAAAATGTTGCTTTTACATTAGCTGAGGAAGATAGTATTGATGAAATAGTGATGTTCTCTAGGCCATCAAGTATCGAAAATGTTAAAGGAGAAATTCTTGATATTTATGATGCATTAGCTGTAGAGGATATTGATTCAGTATTAACACCATCAACAAATTATGAAGATTTAAAAGATTCAGCTATTGTATTAATAACGTCAGGTATACATAGAAAAGAAGGTATGTCTCGGCTTGATTTAGCAGTTCCTAATGCTAAGATTGTGAAAGATTATGCTGAGCAGATTGCTAAATATGCTCCAGATTCAATAATTTTAATAGTTACTAACCCTGTTGATGTCATGACTACTGTTGCTTTAGAAGCTTCTGGATTTGATAAAAGTCGTGTGATAGGTTTAGGTAACCACTTAGATTCTTTAAGATTAAAGACTATTCTTTCAAAACATTTCAATATTAATAGTGGTGAAATACATACAAGAGTTATTGGTGAACATGGAGATCATATGGTTCCTTTATTAAGTTCTACTACTATTGGTGGTATTTTATTAAAATATTTTGTAGAGAGTAGTGATTTAGATGTTCCTGGCTTGGTTACTAGATTAAAATCAGCAGGAAGTACTATTATTAGTAAAAAAGGTGCTACTGAATATGGACCTGCTCACGCTATAGCTAATTTAATTTCAACTATTGTTAATGATAGTCGTAAGATTTTAACTGTTAGTACTTATCTTGAGGGTGAAGTTGAAGGAGTTTATGATGTTTCTTTAGGTGTACCTGTTATTCTTTGTAGAAATGGTATTCAAGCGATTGTTCCTTTAAAAATGAATGATGATGAGCGTACTGAATTTTTTGATGCTGCTCGTACGGTTAAGAAGGTTACTTATAAAGTTAAAAAAGAGTTGGAGGAATAA